The Endozoicomonas sp. 4G DNA segment CTTTCCAGCCAACTACACCTAACGGCCGCATGCCAATCAGGAACATTATTTCAACACATTGTTCTAACCGGAGACTGATTGTAGAAAACAACGTATTCAATCTCGTTTGCCTGAACGGAGTTAACATTGATTGCAGACTATCTCTGGATGCATCTGCCAATGATTTGCGTCAGGGTCCGGCCCTTATGTTCGTCAATAATACAGTCACTGGTGATATCATCACAGTCACTGGTCATGTCATCAAGTCGCGGAACGTCGACTATATTCCCGACGGAGGGGTAGCTGTCACACTTCCCTACATAAAAAGCCAGTCACACAGGATCGCCATTAACGGGAACACATTCCGGGGCAAGATGGCATGGGTGGCTGAGTTAGATCCTGGACCGGGAAGCAGTATCGATATTTTTAGAAACACGATCGACATTGACAATATAAACGCAACTTTGTTCGAAGTTTTGGGGCAACCTGAAAAAGAAAAATATGCTCTCACTATTGTCGGTCATACGAGTACCAGTGAAGAACCTTCTCTTTGTAATCTCGCAGGCAATCAGATACGAGTAACAAGTTCAGCAGCTATAGATATCAAAGGCATCGTTAAACTGGCCCTGGCCTGCAACCACTTTCAGGCAGTCAAACTCTGGCGACAAGAACAGCATGAATACAGCATTAGAGCCGCAGATCCATTATCATTAGCGGATGAGTGCGAAAGATCCGTGCAGGCAAACACGACAACTGTCGGCTCGCCTACACTCTGCCAGATTGTGAATACCTGGACACCCATCAATAATTCCACAGCGACTGCTTTAAGTGGACTGACCAACCTCGAGGGTCAATTCTACTTTAACTCATCAGTCTGCCTGACAGTGGATTCGCCCTCTGTTTCTTCTCCTTCTCCTTCTCCTTCTGCTACTTCTGCTAACAAGACCTTCATTTTATCAGCGGGTACAAAAGCCACGACGACTGTGTTGGGTATCATAACCGCTCTGAACTTACTGTTGAGCCTATAGCTGAACATCCCTCCGGTTTAATGAGACTGCCACCGACCAAGAATACATTTTTCGTAGGCTCTCTTGAGTTCACCATTATTAACGTCATGGAAGAGTTCAGTTTTGATTGAAAGGTCTTCTTTGTACGTGCATACCGGACAGCCTCTCAGGTCTATTATTGACTCATACATTTTTCATAGGATTTTCTAAGCTCGCCTTTGCTGACACCCTGGAAGAGTTCAGCTTTGGTCAGGTAATCTTTATACACTAGCCATCTTCCGCTAAGAAGAATACTAACACCGCCGTAGTAAGCTGTATCTGGTGTATTATTGTCTCCGGCAATAATCAGGCAACAAGAATTATGCTTCCCAATAGGACAAGTCACATCGTACGCTCGTAAAAGAGTACATTGAGCCCCTGAGTCAGTATCTGGATTTTCAGGAGTAAAACTCCAATATGTATCTGATGGAGTGTATAGAGACTGACAGTCACCATTGGTGAGTTGTGAACCAGCATAGCTTACATTGATAAAGCCAATGAAAAACAAAAAAAGCAGTTCGTACTTCTTCATCGTTTCCACCATTTCCTTTTCTGCCGAGTACCAAGTATAGACCTACCTGTTCAGCTGTCTATTAGTCACAAATTCTGGAAGGCCATAAAACCTTCCAACCCCTTTATTCCCAAGAAGTAAGGGGGTTACTCAGTATGTCGATTTAGTGATTTTTTATACTCAAATAATGACTCATATACGACAATGTTAAAGTTAAAACACAACACTTTTTTTCGTTTCCAGCACAGTGATAATGCTCGACTGTGCATATAAAATAAATAATGTCGTATATTGGTTGAATAACACAATTATGTCCGAAATTCTGGTTTTAACCGGAAAGCCATGTACTGTCTTATCAGGCTGAGAATACCCCTAAAAACCTCTTTCGCGCCGACAACAGAGGCTACAAAAATACACACTGCATTGTTAATACCAGTGCTTCACCAAACCTTCGCAAAACCACTACTCCTTAAGGGGTACACCAAGCTTACCCATTCCTTACACAGCCTCTAAAAGGCCTTTTTTGTAAGTCCATCCTTATTAAAATATGCCTCCGTAAAGCCTGAAACTTCAATCCTGATTCCATGCCAGGAAAGTCGTACAACACTAGAGTCACATCGTCGTGAGCCAAAAAGTAGATCTTGATCGCCGTGGATTCTTGACTGGAAAAACGGCTTCAGCACCCATTGAGCCGCCTGCCCGTCCCCCCTGGAGTGTGCAGGAACCGCTATTTACCGATCTCTTTACCGATCTCTGCTCACGTTGTGGGCAGTGCATTGCTGTTTGCGAAACAGGGTTACTGATCCGGGGTTCCGGGGGGTTTCCTGAAGCCGACTTCAGGAAAGCGGGATGCTCTTTTTGTGAAGCCTGTTTAAAAAGCTGTCCAACCGATGCCATCAGCAAGCACAACAAGACCCCATGGCCACTGAAGCCCGTGATTTCCGATCAATGCCTGGCCTTGAAGCAAGTACATTGTCGTACCTGTTCAGAGATGTGTGACCCCACCGCTATCCAGTTTCACTATCAAACGGGTGGCGTCGCTCAGCCAGCCATAGATCCAGACCCATGTACCGCCTGTGGTGACTGCGTTTCCTCCTGCCCTGTGGATGCGATCGCCATGACAGCCAGAGAAAACGCCGATGACCATACCGACACCACAAGACGCTGAAGCCTTGCATTACAGCATTTCCGGACTGTCCGTTCAGAGCCACCCTCAGCAGATAATGGCAGTGAAAGAGCGTCTACAGGCACTGTCCGGGGTCGAAGTTCATATAACTGACCCTTCGGGCAAGATGGTAGTGACCGTTGAAGAAGAGCCCGGCAAACGCACCATGGTGGACACCATGACCCGAATCAGCCAGATGGAAGGCGTTATTACCACCACCCTGGTGTACACCCACCAGGAATAACAAACACAAAGACTCATCATTCAGGGCACGATACAACCCTGAGAAAAGATTTAAAGACCCAGGAAGAGAACCATGAAACAAAGTCGCCGTGACTTTATCAAGAGCAGTGCCGTAGCCGCCACGGCCGCGGCTGCGGGAGTCAGTACCCACGCTGCTGCAACCAACCTGATTACCAGCAGTAAAGACACCGAAATCAAATGGGACAAAGCCCCCTGCCGATTCTGTGGTACTGGCTGCTCGGTACTGGTGGGCACACAGCATGGTCGTGTAGTAGCGACTCAGGCGGACCCAAAGGCACCTGTGAACAAAGGCCTGAACTGCATCAAAGGTTACTTCCTGTCGAAAATTATGTACGGCAAGGATCGTCTTGAAACACCGCTGCTGAGAATGAAAGACGGTAAATTCGACAAAAACGGTGATTTCACTCCGATCTCCTGGGATCAGGCGTTCGATATCATGGCTGAAAAATGGAAAGCGGCCATAGCCAAAACCCGTAACTCCAATGAGATGCCTCCTGTGGGCATGTTCGGCTCTGGCCAATGGACCGTCTGGGAAGGTTACGCAGCCTCCAAGCTGATGAAAGCCGGTTTCCGTTCCAATCACATTGATCCCAATGCACGACACTGCATGGCTTCTGCGGTGGTGGGCTTTATGCGTACCTTTGGTATTGATGAGCCCATGGGTTGTTATGACGACTTTGAACATGCCGATGCGTTTGTACTCTGGGGCTCCAACATGGCCGAGATGCACCCGGTACTCTGGTCAAGACTGGCTGACCGTCGTCTATCCAACCCCCATGTCAAAGTGGCGGTGATGTCCACCTTTAAACACCGCTCCTTTGAACTGGCCGACCAGCCCATCATCTTCAACCCTCAGTCTGACCTGGCTATTGGTAACTACATCGCCAACTACATCATCCAGAACGGCAAGGTTAACCAGGACTTTGTTAAGAAGCATACGGTGTTTCGCAAAGGTGTGACGGATATCGGCTATGGCCTGCGCCCGGAGCACGAGCTGGAAAAGAAAGCCAAAAACCCCGGTAATGGTGGCGCAACCCCGCTGGACTTTGATGGCTTTGCACAGTTTGTCAGTGAATACACCGTTGAAAAAGTATCCAAACTGTCTGGCGTGCCTGAAGCACAGCTGGAAGCCCTGGCGAAACTGTACGCCGACCCGGACACCAGAGTGATGTCCCTCTGGACCATGGGCGTCAACCAGCATACCCGTGGCGTGTGGATGAACAACATTATCTACAACCTGCACCTGCTGACTGGCAAGATTTCCCAGCCGGGGAACAGTCCGTTCTCCCTGACCGGTCAGCCATCGGCCTGTGGTACCGCCCGGGAAGTGGGCACCTTTGCCCACCGTCTGCCTGCTGATATGGAAGTTGCCAAAAAAGACCACCGGGATTATGCCGAGAAAGTCTGGAAACTGCCTGAAGGCACCATTCCAGCGACACCGGGATTCCATGCGGTATTACAAAACCGGATGCTCAAAGACGGCAAACTCAATGCTTACTGGGTCATGTGCAACAACAACGCCCAGACCGCACCGAACCTTAACCATGAAACACTGCCAGGCTACAGAAATCCTGACAATTTTGTTGTCGTTTCTGACCCTTACCCAACCCTGACCGGGCAAATAGCTGACCTGATTCTGCCAACCGCCATGTGGGTAGAAAAAGAAGGGGCTTATGGTAACGCAGAACGTCGTACCCAGTTCTGGTATCAGCAGGTGAAAGCCCCTGCCCAAGCCAGGTCTGACCTCTGGCAGCTGATGGAATTTTCCAAACGCTTCAACGTT contains these protein-coding regions:
- the napF gene encoding ferredoxin-type protein NapF, encoding MSQKVDLDRRGFLTGKTASAPIEPPARPPWSVQEPLFTDLFTDLCSRCGQCIAVCETGLLIRGSGGFPEADFRKAGCSFCEACLKSCPTDAISKHNKTPWPLKPVISDQCLALKQVHCRTCSEMCDPTAIQFHYQTGGVAQPAIDPDPCTACGDCVSSCPVDAIAMTARENADDHTDTTRR
- a CDS encoding chaperone NapD; amino-acid sequence: MTIPTPQDAEALHYSISGLSVQSHPQQIMAVKERLQALSGVEVHITDPSGKMVVTVEEEPGKRTMVDTMTRISQMEGVITTTLVYTHQE
- the napA gene encoding nitrate reductase catalytic subunit NapA, whose translation is MKQSRRDFIKSSAVAATAAAAGVSTHAAATNLITSSKDTEIKWDKAPCRFCGTGCSVLVGTQHGRVVATQADPKAPVNKGLNCIKGYFLSKIMYGKDRLETPLLRMKDGKFDKNGDFTPISWDQAFDIMAEKWKAAIAKTRNSNEMPPVGMFGSGQWTVWEGYAASKLMKAGFRSNHIDPNARHCMASAVVGFMRTFGIDEPMGCYDDFEHADAFVLWGSNMAEMHPVLWSRLADRRLSNPHVKVAVMSTFKHRSFELADQPIIFNPQSDLAIGNYIANYIIQNGKVNQDFVKKHTVFRKGVTDIGYGLRPEHELEKKAKNPGNGGATPLDFDGFAQFVSEYTVEKVSKLSGVPEAQLEALAKLYADPDTRVMSLWTMGVNQHTRGVWMNNIIYNLHLLTGKISQPGNSPFSLTGQPSACGTAREVGTFAHRLPADMEVAKKDHRDYAEKVWKLPEGTIPATPGFHAVLQNRMLKDGKLNAYWVMCNNNAQTAPNLNHETLPGYRNPDNFVVVSDPYPTLTGQIADLILPTAMWVEKEGAYGNAERRTQFWYQQVKAPAQARSDLWQLMEFSKRFNVEEVWPDALLAKHPHYRGKTLFDVLYANGQVDRFKLDEIPEDRLNDDARAFGFYAQKGLFEEYASFGRGKAHDLADFERYHQERGLRWPVVNGQETRWRFKEGSDPYAKAGSDFDFYGKPDGKAWIFALPYEPPHDAPDEEFDLWLSTGRVLEHWHSGSMTRRVPELYRAYPDAQLFMHPDDAAERGLRRGDEIKVTSRYGEVRTRVETKGRNRPPRGLTFMPFFDASQLTNKLVLDATDPLSKETDYKKTAIKVAKV